GCTCAGGTTTCACTTCCAAGGTCTTTTCAGATTTAGGGATTAAATTAAATCGTACATCAGGCTCTCAATATCAACAAGGAACTGCAGTAGCAAAAAATGATCTTCAGGTAGGAGATTTATTATTCTTCAACACTAGTGGTAGTGGTATCTCACATGTAGCGATATACATAGGTGACGGAAAAATGATCCACTCTCAAACTGATAAAGGTGTTAGCTATTCAAATGTTAACGATCCATATTATTGGAATTCTCGTTACGTTGGTGCGAAACGTGTAGCAACATTTGATAGTGAACAAGCAGAAGCTGTTAAAGAAGAAGTAAAGAATGCTGCTATCGATTTCACTGTATATGCTTCTCGTGCAGAAGTGGCAGAGCAAATCGCGAAAGCACTTAACTTGGATACATCCGATAAAAACACAAAATTTACAGATGTTAAGCCAACATATGCACATGCTGGTGCAATTGCTGCTGTATCGAAGTTAGGTATTTTTGATGGTGATAGTAACGGTAAATTTAATCCTTCTTCACCAATTACTCGTGCACAAGTTGCGAAAGTTTTAGTACATGCTTTCGGCTTAGAGCAAAAAGGTGAATTAATTGCATTTACTGATGTACCTACTAATCATTGGGCAAATGAATTTATTTCAATTTTAGCTTCTAATGGTATTACAGAAGGTATAGGTAACGGTAACTTTGGTTATGATGAAATGTTAAAAATTTCTCATCTTCAAGCATTTATTGAACGAGCAAAACAAGTACAGAAATAATTGAATTCCGTTTCATTTTGAACAGGGCTACGTTTAAAGTGACACATTGCAAGGAAGTTCTTTAAAATATTGTATAAATTGAGGAGAGTTTGCACTTGCAGGCTCTCTTCTTTTTATGAAGTAAGTCACAATGATGGAGGTGATGCCGAAAACAGGAGAAAATTACATTCGTATGATAGTTTTGTCAGTGAAACTTTGCTAAAATGAACACGAGAACAGGAAGGGAGGAAATAAGACATTGTACCTCAAAAAGATCAGTCTTATATTATGCGTCTTATTCATTTCAGCTTCTATGTTTACTATACATAGCGCACAAGCAAGTGGCGGTTTTGTAGATGTTCCGAAAGATCACGAAGCTTATGAAGAGATCAATTATTTAGTTAGTTTAGGAGTTATTAAAGGATATACGGAAAATGGCAAAACGTATTACAAACCTTATAACTCAGTAACACGTGGACAAGTTGCCAAAATGGCTGTTGTTGCTTCAGGTAATAAGCCATTAGTTGTCAGTAAATCAAACTTTTCTGATGTAACAGTTGGAACAGAGCTTTCTGGCTATGTAGAACGTGCTGTACAACTTGGTTTCTTTAGAACCAATACAAAGGGACAATTCTTACCAAACAAGCCTTTAACTCGTGATGAAATGAGTTATGTCCTAACGAAAGCGTTTAAGCTGGATACAAGTGAATATGAAAATATTGATTCTCCATTTGTGGATGTAGGGATTACACATGCCTACGTTCAATATGTGAATACAATTTACTATAATGGTATTACAAAGGGGAGCGGTCAAAATTATAACCCAAATAGTTCAGTGACACGTGCACAGTTTGCGTTATTTGTCGCACGCGCAAAAAGTGAAAAATATCGCTTAGAACCCCCTGTAAAAGGTGTAGCAGTTCCTGATACATCACAAGTTATCGGATTGATTGCTAGTACAACTGATGGTTTAAATATTCGTAAATCAAAGGATTCCTCATCTTCTACTAATATTGTAGGCACAGTGAATAAAGGAGGTAAACTATCCGTCTATGCAGTAGAGGGAGACTGGTTAAAGATTACCTATAAAGGCGCCTTTGCCTATGTTTATAAAACGTACGCACAATTTTTAGATGCTGATGGAAATGCACTAGGGAATGTCCAAAAACAGGTCACAACAACACAAGGTATCAATCTTTATGTTAAGCCATCATCTTCCTCAAAAATCATTTCCTCAGTGAAGAGTGATGTGAAATTACCAGTTTATAAGACTACAGGTGGCTATTATTTAACTGTAGTAAACGGTTTACCAGGTTATATTGTTGCTAATAGCACAGTCGATGTTGAAGTTGAGCAGCCTACTACGCCAGATCCAGACCCAACTCCTCCAATAGTGACAGGCGATTTACTTGGTCGTGTGACAGTAGATAATTTAAACATCCGCAAAGAAGCGAATTCTACTTCTACAGTGCTAGGCAAACTTACTAAAGGTGAGTATGTCCAAGTGAACAGCATTAATGGTTATTGGGCACAGGTTACGTATGAAGGTCAAAAAGGGTATGTCCATAAATCATACTTAAAGCTTTTAAATCAAAATGGCAATGCATTAAAAAATCGTATTATCATTCTTGATCCAGGTCATGGTGGTAAGGACCCAGGAACTGTAGTAGGTTCTAACTCTGAGAAAGCTATTACATTAAAAGTCAGCACACTTGTGAAGCAAAAGCTTGAAGCGGCAGGTGCAAAAGTATTGATGACTCGTACAAGTGACACATATCCATCTCTACAAGACCGAGTAGATTTTACAAATGAAAACTATGGTGAAATCTTTGTAAGTATCCATGTAAACTCAGCAGCGAATACTTCTGCACAAGGCACTGAAACATATTATGCTATTACAACAGGTGATATGCATCAGGAAGATATTGATCTAGCATCATTTGTTAATAATCAAATTGTTAATAACTTAAAAATGAAAAATCGTGGTGTTAAAGAAGAACAATACTACGTTATTCGCAATACGATTATACCAGCTATTCTCGTTGAACTAGGCTTCCTAACAAATAGTGAAGATCGCGGGAAAATGACAGATGATCAATATGTCGAGCTATTTGCTGACTCAATCTACAAAGGAATTTCCCAATATTACGCAAAACAATAACAATAAAAACTACATTGTTCAAAAGTAGAACAATGTAGTTTCATGTTGTTGAAATACTATTATGTCAATGAAATCAAGGTGACAAATTAAAAAGTTTAACCCTTTTTCAAGACGAGGGGTTGATTTCCGTTCTGACTGAGTGCTTTCCTGGGGGCGTCCGATGAGCCGCTTCACTCGCGTTCCAGGGTCTCATCTGTGACGCTGAATCCCCGAGAAATCACTCAGTCTACACTCCAATCAACCACTGCTCATAGTATTTTCGTTGGCATTTCACATAAATGTATAGTGATAAATTTAAGTCTTAACCATCGCTATTTTTCGTAAAAAATGAAGCTGATAACATTTTTCTATGCGAAAGCAGTACGACAGCAGTAAGAGGCTTTATGTTTAGTTATAAAGTATTTTTATGCACAAAATGTAGGTTGACAGCTATAGAATTGTACTACTATTCTATCCATTTAATGATGGTGAGTAATATGCTTTTACTTTACTATTGAAGGAAGAAAATATTTAAAGTTCTACACTATTGCAGATTGGAGTGTAAGGCTACTCGACTCCCGTGGGATAGCGAGACAGACGAGACCCTGCACGGAGCGTCAGCGCAGGAAGCGGCTCGTCGCTCGCCCGCAGGAAAGCGAGTAGCCTGGAACGGAAATCACCTCCATTTTGACTAAATATTCACAAAGAGTCCCTTGACCATTTAGTTTTTCAACACTATGAAACTACATTGTTCAAAAGTAGAACAATGTAGTTTTTTCTTATATAATTAGAAATAAATTTTGTTAAAATTACGAAATTATGTAACAAAAGGTAGAGATATATCGTTCTAATAAAAGGAGGTTTAAAACTCTTTGTTTTTACTAAATCCATAGTTCGGAAAATGAACGAGGCAAATAAAAAGGAGGGAATATGGATTGTATTTTAAAAAAATTAGTCTTATGTTATGTATTTTATTAATATCAACCTTTTTTACCATACATAGTGTAAGTGCTAGCAGCAATTTTGAGGATATTTCTTCAAAGCATGAGGCTTATGAAGAAATTAATTATTTAATTAAATTAGGTGTTATCAAAGGGTATACAGAGAAAGGAAAAACCTATTATAAACCTAATAATAAGGTAACTCGTGGACAAGTTGCCAAAATGGTTGTAATTGCATCAGGCAATAAACCACTAACTGTAAAAAAATCGAGCTTTTCTGATGTAACTGTTGGTACGGAGCTTTCGGGTTATGTGGAACGTGCTATACAGCTAGGTTACTTCGCAACAAATACGAAGGATCGATTCTCACCAAATAAACCCCTAACTCGTGATGAAATGAGTTATGTATTATCAAAGGCATTTAAGCTTGATACAAGTCAATATGAAAAAATTGATTCTCCTTTTGTTGATGTAAAAACAACTCACCCTTACAATCAATATATTAATACTATTTATTATAATGGTATTACGAAGGGAAGCGGTCAAAAATATAATCCGAATGACCAGGTATCGCGTGCACAGTTTGCGTTATTTGTAGCGCGTGCCAAAAATGATAAGTATCGTTTAGATTTGCCGATAAAAGAAGTAGTTGTTCCTGATAATTCAGCAATTATAGGGACTATCCAAGTTACAACTGATGGCTTAAATATTCGTAAGTCAAAAGATTCTTCAACTATAGATAATATTGTTGGGAAAGTGAATAAAGGTAGTAAATTAGCAGTCTATGCAATAGAAGGGGACTGGTTAAAAGTTTCATCTAATGGTGGCTATGCTTATGTTTATAAAACATATGCTCAGTTTTTAGATATGGATGGCAAAACATTAGGAAATGCTAAAAAACAGGTTACTACGACACAAAATATAAATCTTTACCTAGAACCAACATCTACTTCAAACGTTATTTCAACTATTAATAGTAAAGTGAAATTACCTGTTTATAACACTGTAAGCGGCTACTACTTAACTGTAGTAAACGGTTTACCAGGCTATATCGTAGCAGATAGTACAGAGGATGTTGTAGTAGAAAAGCCTTCTATACCAGATCCAAAGCCAACACCCGATCCTACACCAACACCCGATCCGACCCCACCATCAGTTTCAGGTGATATATTAGGTCGAGTAACGGTGGATAATTTAAATATCCGAAAAGAGGCAAACTCTACTTCTACAATCGTAGATAAGGTGAAAAAGGGTGAATATGTTCAAGTAAATAGTGTAAATGGTTATTGGGCACAGGTAACCTATAAAGGTCAAAATGGGTATGTCCATAAATCCTATATAAAGCTATTAAATCAAAATGGTAATCCATTAAAAGATCGAATTATCATAATTGATCCAGGTCATGGTGGCAATGACCCTGGAACTGTAGTTGGTACTATTGCAGAAAAAAATGTTGTATTAAAGGTCAGCACTCTTGTTACGCAAAAGCTTGAGGCAGCAGGTGCGAATGTTCTAATGACTCGTACAGGGGATACATATCCTACAAGAGAAGGTCGAGTTGACTTTACGCATACTAATTATGGTGAGATCTTCGTAAGTATCCATGCTAATTACGCAGATAATACTGCTGCACAAGGTACTGAAACCTACTACGCTAAGACTCCAGGTGATGTGTATGAGGAAGACATTGATCTTGCGACATTTGTAAACAATCAAATTGTTAAAAATGTAAATATGAAAGATCGTAGGGTCAGAGAAATGAAATATATTGTAATTGCTAAAACGAATATTCCAGCTATTCTTGTCGAGTTAGGCTTCCTATCAAATAGTGAAGATCGCGCTAAATTGACAGATGATCAATATGTTGAGCTATTTGCTGAATCTATCTACAAGGGTATTGTGGAATATTACTCAAAACAATAATTATAGAGGGCTACATTGTTTACGGACGATGTAGCTCTTTTGATTTCAGAGATTTTGAGAATTCCGATAAGAAAATTTTCCTATAATAATAAAAAAACTTCTAGCTATTATAAATGTAGTGATGTTAATAAAGCAGATTATTTGATATGAACTTTGCATTATACGAGTTAATTTCATAACTTAATCCTTTAAGTATTAAGGGTTCTAAAAAGGCACCTCCTCAAATTTAGTTGATATTGAAGGGTTCCCACGATTAAAGATAGTTTGGTGCATAGTTCTGTATGGATTACAGTTTTCTTGTTTTGGATATGTCCTCTGAAGTGTTTTAACGTATGACTGTATCTCGTTATTTTAAGGATTTTACAACTCTATTACATAGAAATGCTAAGCTAATGATGAGGTGATTCGGGTGGCAACTATTTTAATTGTTGAAGATGAAATTCCAATCAATGAGCTAATCAAAAGAAATCTTCAATCAGTTGGACATAGATGTATTTCTGCTTTTGATGGAATGGAGGCGATGGATGAGTTTGCACAGCAAGAAATAGATCTTGTATTGTTGGATATTATGCTTCCAGAGATTGATGGATTTGAAGTATTTCAACAGATTCAGGGAACGCCTACTATTTTTTTGACAGCTCGAAGTAGTTTGTCAGATAAGGTAAAGGGGCTGACTCTCGGAGCAGACGATTATCTTGTGAAGCCATTTGAGATGCTGGAGCTGTTGGCGCGAGTCGAAGCATTATTAAGACGCACGAACAAAGAAAAAAGAAATTTTGAATTAGATGGTGTGGAAATCGATTTTAAAAGCAGACAAGTATTCCTTCATAAAAATCTAGTTGAATGTACGCCGAGGGAGTTCGATTTGCTGGAGGTATTGGTAAATAATCGTAATATTGCATTATCACGAGACAAGTTGCTTGAGCTTGCTTGGGGCTATGATTATATGGGAGATACAAGAACAGTAGATGTTCATATTCAAAAGCTAAGAAAGAAACTAAAACTAGAATCTAGAATTAAAACTGTCTATAAAATGGGATACCGTTTGGAAGTGTAAAATATGAAAATAAAGACTTTTTTATTCACACTTATGCTATTTCTCTTATTTTTTTACAGTGGAATTATACTCATTTCAGCAATGACGCTTATAAGCAATCTGGAAAGTTCTAAAGATCGCAGTTTAAGAGAGCATTATTTTATCGCATCGTCATATGCAAAGGATTTAAATGCATTAGAAAATAGAGGTCTTTCTATCGATAATGGAGTGGAATCTCTGTATCACTCTTATTTTAATTTTTATAGCAAACAAAAAGTGATATTGACTATTTCAAAGGAGAACAAGCAACTTTATGCAGACTTAATAGAAGAGTTATATGAACTACCTGAAATCCCTAAAAATATTCAAACAAGTGAAAGGCTTGTTTCGATTGAAAAGCTTGCAGATAAGGAGTACATCAGAGTGGTAGGCACTTTGCCAGCACCATATAATTCCTATACACTTGCCTATTATTATAATGTATCTGATGTTATTTCTTCATGGAACAAAATGACAGTTACGCTGTTTTTAATTGGGATGCTAATCTGTGGATTCCTAGCAGTTTCTTTATTATTTGTACTAAATCGTGTGTTTAAGCCATTGCAGCTTATTTCGTCTACTTCTAAAAGTATTGCAAACGGGCAATATGGAAAACGGATTGAGGTTAACGGAGATGATGAACTCGCGGAAATGGCACAAAGTTTCAATCATATGGCTGAAGAAATACAAAGTCAGATGCAACAGCTTGCTATTGCAGCGGAACAGAAGCAACAGTTTGTAGATAACTTAGCTCACGAACTTAGGACACCCTTAACATCGATTTATGGCTATGCGGAATATATTCAGAAGATCGTTCGTACTGAAGAGGATAGAATTTTTGCAACAAATTATATAATGTCTGAATGCCGTAGACTGCAAAATATTGCTAATCGATTACTGGAGATGGCAACTCTTCGCACAAGCGTAAGTGAACGGAAAAAAGTTGAAATGAGTGAGCTAATTCATGATGTTGAGCAATCTTTATCTATGAAAGCAAAGAAAAAACAAATCGAGATTTCCTATGAGTATTATTTTAATACACTGTTTTGTGACGCAGATCTCATGCATATTCTGCTAGTTAATTTAATCGATAATGCGCTTAAAGCTTGTAGTTCAGGTGGATTGATTACACTAAATGCCTATATAGAGAATGAACATAAGGTAATTGTTGTTCAAGATAATGGAAAAGGAATGTCCAAGGAACATCTTAATCATATAACAGAGGCATTTTACCGGGTAGATTCTTCTCGAAGTCGCTCTGCTGGAGGTGCAGGATTAGGTTTAACCCTCTGCAAGCAAATTGCGGTTAATCATGAAGCAGAGCTAAACTTTTCATCGGAAATTGGTAAAGGAACAACAGCTAAATTAATTTTTACAAGTTAATAATAAGTTCATGATAGTTTGATAACCCTCTGTTTATATACTCATAACTGTGATCACACCATACAAATGAGAAGGAGAATGAATGACATGAAAATGGCAAAAAAAAATGAAATGAAGAAGCTTGTACTTGGATCTGTAGGAGCAATAGCTGTGACTACAATGGTGTTTAGTGGCATTAATCAAACAATTAAGGCGGCGGAAATTGGTAAAACGCAGATGGTTCCTACTAGCTACAATGTTTCTTATGCGGAAATCGGAAGTAAAAGCGTACCACAGGATTATGTAAAAAAAGATTATAAAGTAAAGTTCGTTGGAGAAGACAAACCGACTGTAAACGACATGAAGATGGAAGAGGCAGCAGAGCTTGCGAGCCAAAATCTGTGGAAGGTTTTCAAACTTGATTTGAATGGTAAAACGGTAGAAATGACGTATAATCCAGTAAACAATGAGACACTGCAACGTGCTACATGGGAAGCAAATGTAAAAATTAATGATATGCTGTCATATGCTTTTCAATTAGATGCAGTAACAGGAGAAAATCATTTAATAGCAAAGTGGGTTTACCATAAGGCAAAAATTCATGCAGGCATGGATATGAGTCTATTGAAGAATAATGAGGAATTTCAAATTTTAGCGAAAGAGGCAGTAGAAAAATATCAATTATTATCTGGTAAAATAACATCTGTTGAGTATAGCGGACAAGGGTATTCAGAAGATAAGCAAGGGGGTAAAAATGCGGATATTTTCTTCCGTGTAAGGTCTGATAAAGGTGAGGCTGTGCAAATCATTTTCTCTAGACATAATAAAGAACTTCTTCAGGTGGGCTATGACAGCTGGATGAAGGAAACTGAGCGACATGAAAAGAAAATAGAGCAAGAATTAAAAGAACTGAATAATCGAGAAGTCATTTTTACAGAAGAGCAGCGAAAGAAATTTGAAGAAGAAGGGCCGATGCTGTTGGAAATAAAAGACTAAACAAGTTTAAATAAAGGAAAACGTTTTAAAGAAAAATAACAATAGTCGTGCTATCGTACTTTTTTATAAATACGATAGCACAACAAGATTTATGATTTTTACTAGAATGAACAGTAAAACAGAAGGGAAGAATTAAGAAATTGTATCTCAAAAGGATTAGTTTTATACTATGCATCTTATTTATTTCTATGTTTACTGTACATAGTGCACAAGCAAGTGGTGTTTTTGTAGATATTCCGAAACAAGATGAAGCATTTGAAGAGATTAATTATTTAGTGAATTTAGGTGTCATTAAAGGATATACGGAAAAAGGTAAAATGTATTATAAACCTAATAATAACGTAACGCGTGGACAAGCGGCAAAAATGGTTGTTGTAGCTTCAGGCAACAAACCGCTAGTTGTTCATACATCAAGCTTCTCAGATGTAAAAGCTGGCTCGGAGCTTTCAGGCTATGTAGAGCGTGCTGTACAGCTCGGCTTTTTTAAAACAAATACAAAAGGACAATTTTTACCGAATAAACCTTTAACTCGTGATGAAATGAGTTATGTATTAACGAAGGCGTTTAAGCTTGATACAAGTGAGTATGAAAATAGCGATTCTCCTTTTATGGACGTTAGTATTAACCATCCATACGTTACATATGTGAATACGATTTATTATAACGGAGTCACAAAGGGGAATAATAAAAAATATAATCCAGACGAACAGGTGACACGTAAACAATTTGCGCTATTTGTAGCGCGAGCGAAAAATGAAAAGTATCGCTTAGATGTACCTGTAAAAGGTGTGGCTGCTCCTGATACATCACAGGTTATTGGATTAGTTGCTGCAACAACCGATGGATTAAATATTCGTAAATCTAAAGACACTTCATCTGCTGCTAATATTATAGGTATAGTCCATAAAGGTAGTATACTAGCAGTCCATGCAGTTGAAGGAGACTGGTTAAAGGTTTCAAATAAAGGGTCCTTTGCTTATATTTATAAAACATATGCACAATTTTTAGATGCAGATGGTAATGCATTAGGAAATGTTCAAAAGCAGGTTACTACAACACAAAATATAAATCTTTATGTAAAACCAACAACTTCTTCGAAGGTAATTTCGACTGTAAATAGTAAAGTGACATTGCCAGTTTATAAGACGGTAGATGGCTACTATTTAACTGTAGTAAATGATTTACCTGGCTATATTGTGGTGAATAGTACAGAGGATGCTGTAGTAGAAAACCCTTCTAATCCAAATCCAACACCACCATCCGTTTCAGGTGACCTATTAGGCCGCGTAACAGTGGATAATTTAAATATCCGTAAAGAAGCAAACGCTACTTCTACGGTTGTAAGTAAGCTGAGAAAGGGCGAATATGTTCAAGTAAATAGGATTAATGGTTATTGGGCACAGGTTACTTATAAAGGGCAAGAAGGATATATTCATAAATCCTATATAAAGCTATTAAATCAAAGCGATCATCCCTTAAAAGATCGAGTCATCATTATTGATCCAGGACATGGTGGTACGGATTCAGGGAATACTTTTGGTACCATTTATGAAAAAGATGTTGTGTTAAAGGTTAGTAAATTGGTGGAGCGAAAATTAGCTGCAACAGGGGCCAATGTTTTAATGACACGTACTGATGATGTGTATCCTACATTACCAGACCGAGTAGATTTTACAAATGTGAACTATGGTGAAATTTTTATCAGCATCCATGCGAACTCTGTTTTAAATAATACTACTGCAAATGGCACTGAAACATTTTATGCGATGACATCAGGGGATAAGCAAGAGAGTATTGATCTTGCGACATTTGTGAACAATCAAATTGTTAATGATTTAAAGATGAGGAACCGAGGCGTCAAAAATGAACAATTCTATGTAATTCGCAACACAATTATTCCAGCTATTCTAGTTGAACTAGGCTTCCTAACAAATAGTGAAGATCGCGCTAAATTGACAGATGATCATTATGTTGAGCTATTTGCTGAATCTATCTACAAGGGTATTGTGGAATATTACTCAAAACAATGAGAAAAAGAGCTACAACGTGCTAGATAAACGTTGTAGCTTTTATTCGTTTTATTAAAAAGACTTACTTATCCTATTTTATTTCGAATTTGCATGAAGTGTTCTATTGATGAATTGAGCAAAGTTTTGACGTGTCACAGTACCATTTGGTTTAAATGTGTGATCCGCATAGCCCGTTGTGATGCCGAGTGCATAAAGTGCTTGTATCTCTTTAAAATAGGCGTGAGCATTAGGTACATCTGAAAAGGTGATTTCTACAATTCCCTGCAACTTGAAGCCGTTAACAAGTGCTCTTGCCATAGCAGCTCGAGTCATTGGCTGATGAGCATTTATTTTGCCATCCTCTAAAGTAATAATGCCATAGCGTGCGCCTGTTGCTAATACGGCATAGCCATAATCACCTGCTTTACTATCTTGGGCATTTAATGCAGCTGAGCTTGAAGTAGGAATATTTAGTGCTCGTAGTATCATTTCTGTTGCCTGTAAGCGTGTCAAAGTACCCTGTGGATTAAATTTCCCATTACTTCCTTTGACAATTCCTAATGCTTGTAAATTTTTAATATCATAGTAGGCTCCATTCGATTTGGCTACATCTTGGAAGAATGGTGCAGCCGCAATTGTTGCTTTATTGGAACCTTTTGCGCGTGTGAGCGTTTTAATTTCTGCAATCGTAGCATATTTTTCATCAGCATTTTTACGATCATCACGCCCTTCTATAAAGGATGTACGTATTGTATATGTTCCAGCAGCTAAATTACCAGGCATAAAAATTTGATATTTTTCTGTGTGAGAACTGATGTCTTTTTGATCAGCATTATTTGTTGTAGCATCTG
This genomic stretch from Lysinibacillus pakistanensis harbors:
- a CDS encoding C40 family peptidase — protein: MKKKWLLPIFASFMLFSTTQIDNAEAASPTDVTDTATKYLGTPYAYGGTTTSGFDCSGFTSKVFSDLGIKLNRTSGSQYQQGTAVAKNDLQVGDLLFFNTSGSGISHVAIYIGDGKMIHSQTDKGVSYSNVNDPYYWNSRYVGAKRVATFDSEQAEAVKEEVKNAAIDFTVYASRAEVAEQIAKALNLDTSDKNTKFTDVKPTYAHAGAIAAVSKLGIFDGDSNGKFNPSSPITRAQVAKVLVHAFGLEQKGELIAFTDVPTNHWANEFISILASNGITEGIGNGNFGYDEMLKISHLQAFIERAKQVQK
- a CDS encoding N-acetylmuramoyl-L-alanine amidase, whose translation is MYLKKISLILCVLFISASMFTIHSAQASGGFVDVPKDHEAYEEINYLVSLGVIKGYTENGKTYYKPYNSVTRGQVAKMAVVASGNKPLVVSKSNFSDVTVGTELSGYVERAVQLGFFRTNTKGQFLPNKPLTRDEMSYVLTKAFKLDTSEYENIDSPFVDVGITHAYVQYVNTIYYNGITKGSGQNYNPNSSVTRAQFALFVARAKSEKYRLEPPVKGVAVPDTSQVIGLIASTTDGLNIRKSKDSSSSTNIVGTVNKGGKLSVYAVEGDWLKITYKGAFAYVYKTYAQFLDADGNALGNVQKQVTTTQGINLYVKPSSSSKIISSVKSDVKLPVYKTTGGYYLTVVNGLPGYIVANSTVDVEVEQPTTPDPDPTPPIVTGDLLGRVTVDNLNIRKEANSTSTVLGKLTKGEYVQVNSINGYWAQVTYEGQKGYVHKSYLKLLNQNGNALKNRIIILDPGHGGKDPGTVVGSNSEKAITLKVSTLVKQKLEAAGAKVLMTRTSDTYPSLQDRVDFTNENYGEIFVSIHVNSAANTSAQGTETYYAITTGDMHQEDIDLASFVNNQIVNNLKMKNRGVKEEQYYVIRNTIIPAILVELGFLTNSEDRGKMTDDQYVELFADSIYKGISQYYAKQ
- a CDS encoding N-acetylmuramoyl-L-alanine amidase; translation: MYFKKISLMLCILLISTFFTIHSVSASSNFEDISSKHEAYEEINYLIKLGVIKGYTEKGKTYYKPNNKVTRGQVAKMVVIASGNKPLTVKKSSFSDVTVGTELSGYVERAIQLGYFATNTKDRFSPNKPLTRDEMSYVLSKAFKLDTSQYEKIDSPFVDVKTTHPYNQYINTIYYNGITKGSGQKYNPNDQVSRAQFALFVARAKNDKYRLDLPIKEVVVPDNSAIIGTIQVTTDGLNIRKSKDSSTIDNIVGKVNKGSKLAVYAIEGDWLKVSSNGGYAYVYKTYAQFLDMDGKTLGNAKKQVTTTQNINLYLEPTSTSNVISTINSKVKLPVYNTVSGYYLTVVNGLPGYIVADSTEDVVVEKPSIPDPKPTPDPTPTPDPTPPSVSGDILGRVTVDNLNIRKEANSTSTIVDKVKKGEYVQVNSVNGYWAQVTYKGQNGYVHKSYIKLLNQNGNPLKDRIIIIDPGHGGNDPGTVVGTIAEKNVVLKVSTLVTQKLEAAGANVLMTRTGDTYPTREGRVDFTHTNYGEIFVSIHANYADNTAAQGTETYYAKTPGDVYEEDIDLATFVNNQIVKNVNMKDRRVREMKYIVIAKTNIPAILVELGFLSNSEDRAKLTDDQYVELFAESIYKGIVEYYSKQ
- a CDS encoding response regulator transcription factor; this encodes MATILIVEDEIPINELIKRNLQSVGHRCISAFDGMEAMDEFAQQEIDLVLLDIMLPEIDGFEVFQQIQGTPTIFLTARSSLSDKVKGLTLGADDYLVKPFEMLELLARVEALLRRTNKEKRNFELDGVEIDFKSRQVFLHKNLVECTPREFDLLEVLVNNRNIALSRDKLLELAWGYDYMGDTRTVDVHIQKLRKKLKLESRIKTVYKMGYRLEV
- a CDS encoding sensor histidine kinase, which gives rise to MKIKTFLFTLMLFLLFFYSGIILISAMTLISNLESSKDRSLREHYFIASSYAKDLNALENRGLSIDNGVESLYHSYFNFYSKQKVILTISKENKQLYADLIEELYELPEIPKNIQTSERLVSIEKLADKEYIRVVGTLPAPYNSYTLAYYYNVSDVISSWNKMTVTLFLIGMLICGFLAVSLLFVLNRVFKPLQLISSTSKSIANGQYGKRIEVNGDDELAEMAQSFNHMAEEIQSQMQQLAIAAEQKQQFVDNLAHELRTPLTSIYGYAEYIQKIVRTEEDRIFATNYIMSECRRLQNIANRLLEMATLRTSVSERKKVEMSELIHDVEQSLSMKAKKKQIEISYEYYFNTLFCDADLMHILLVNLIDNALKACSSGGLITLNAYIENEHKVIVVQDNGKGMSKEHLNHITEAFYRVDSSRSRSAGGAGLGLTLCKQIAVNHEAELNFSSEIGKGTTAKLIFTS
- a CDS encoding N-acetylmuramoyl-L-alanine amidase, with the protein product MYLKRISFILCILFISMFTVHSAQASGVFVDIPKQDEAFEEINYLVNLGVIKGYTEKGKMYYKPNNNVTRGQAAKMVVVASGNKPLVVHTSSFSDVKAGSELSGYVERAVQLGFFKTNTKGQFLPNKPLTRDEMSYVLTKAFKLDTSEYENSDSPFMDVSINHPYVTYVNTIYYNGVTKGNNKKYNPDEQVTRKQFALFVARAKNEKYRLDVPVKGVAAPDTSQVIGLVAATTDGLNIRKSKDTSSAANIIGIVHKGSILAVHAVEGDWLKVSNKGSFAYIYKTYAQFLDADGNALGNVQKQVTTTQNINLYVKPTTSSKVISTVNSKVTLPVYKTVDGYYLTVVNDLPGYIVVNSTEDAVVENPSNPNPTPPSVSGDLLGRVTVDNLNIRKEANATSTVVSKLRKGEYVQVNRINGYWAQVTYKGQEGYIHKSYIKLLNQSDHPLKDRVIIIDPGHGGTDSGNTFGTIYEKDVVLKVSKLVERKLAATGANVLMTRTDDVYPTLPDRVDFTNVNYGEIFISIHANSVLNNTTANGTETFYAMTSGDKQESIDLATFVNNQIVNDLKMRNRGVKNEQFYVIRNTIIPAILVELGFLTNSEDRAKLTDDHYVELFAESIYKGIVEYYSKQ